In Flavobacterium piscisymbiosum, the sequence CGTTTGGATTATTTTGTTTTTCATGGTATTTTATTTTTTGATTATAAAAATAAAAATAGACAAAAAAATAAGACGAGAGTAAAAAAAATATAAGATAATTTAGATAAAAATAAGTTTTATGTTTTGAAAAACAATAGATTACTTTTTTTAGATGGATAGATGATTTGGCTTTTAAATAATAAAAGACAAATTAATATTAATTTCTTGTATTTGCTAGAGAGAAAGATAGACTTGAGAGCAGTTTAGGTATAGGAGATTTTTAAGCAATTGTTTTCGGGAAGCTCAATATCATTTTAGTTCCCTTGTTAATCTCACTTTCTATAACTAAAGTACCGCTATTTTTTTTGATCATTTGTTTGCACAACTGCAATCCTAAACCCGTTCCTATAATTTCTGAGTTGCTTTTTTTAGCTAAAAGTTCTCCTTCTTGTAGTAGCTCTTTAATAGTGTTTTCGCTCATTCCAATTCCGTTATCTTCGATTATAAGATCGCAAAAATCAGGATTGGTTTCCTGAGTGTAAAAACTGATTTTACCGTTTTCATTAGAAAATTTAATAGCATTATCTAATAAATTTCGAAGTACAATTTTTAAAGAATCAAGATCTACAAAAATAAAAATATTTTTCGATACCGAATTCTCAAAAGTAATGGCTTTGTCCAGTAGCAAAGGTTTGTAGTTGTATTCGATTTGCTGTACAATAGAATACAAATGAATAGATTCCTTATGAAAGTACAATTGTTTGGTTTGTAGCATCGCCCAATGCAGTAAGTTATCTAATAAACTGTAAGCGCCATTGGCGATAGTACTATTTTGGATGATAAGCTGATGTAGCTCATCATAATTTTTAGTTTCGAGTGTAGCAGATAATTTAGCATTGCTCGTTTTTAATGCATTTACTGATGAACGTAAATCATGGCTAACGATAGAAAATAACTGATCTTTAGTTGCATTAAGTTCATCGAGTTTATTTTTTTGAAGTAAAATAGTTTTTGCATTTTTTACTTTTTGACCGTATAAGTAAACTCCTCCGGTTAAAATTAATAATAAGCCTATTGCGGCAAAAAACAAACTGTTACGTTGCGTATCTTTTAACTTGTTTTCGACTTCTAATACTTTAATTTGTTTTTGTTTTTGAGCGACAGCAAATTTTTTCTCAAAATCAGCGACCGCCCATATTTTGTTTTGATTGTTTAGAGAATCTTTCCATTTTTCGGATTCCTTTCTATAAACAAGAGCTTTTTTGAAATCGCCTCTATTTTCTTCTACAATAGCCATGTTGAAGGTGGTATTTTCTTTTAACTTGAAATCTTTTATATTTTTAGATAAGTTATATGCTTTTTCAAAATAGTGTATAGCTTGTTGGTCTTTATATTGTAGATAATAGAGATTTGCAATGTTTATATTGGATTGAATTACACTTTTTGTAATTTGCTTAGGATTTAAAAGAGCGTCTTTTTTTAAATAAAACTCTGCTTTATCAAATTGATTTAAATGCAAATAACATATTCCAATATTTGCATATAAATCAGCTATTTTACTTTCGTCTTTATGGTTTAGTATTTCTTTTTCTGCTTTTAGGTAGTGAATGGTAGCTTTTTCAAATTTTTTTTCATAATAAAACAAAACTCCAATACTATTATCTACTAAATAATAATATTGGAAAGATTTGTTTATTTGATTAAATTCAATTCGTGCTTGATTGTAAAGTCCTTTTTCAATTAGTGAATAGCCTCTAAAATAATGACAGTATTGTTTTGTTTCTAAATCAGTGTTAGTGTTTAATTGTTTCATTGAATATACCAATGTTGAATCCCACTCTTTTTTAAAAAAAAAGCTTTGTGCTTTTTTAAAATTAATGTCATTTTTTAATGAATTTGCTTTTTTTTCAATGGCAACTTCAAAATAATTCATTTTTTTTCCTTCTTGCGAGAAAATTAGCGAGGATGAACAAAGAAAAAGTAAAAGAAATTTATGT encodes:
- a CDS encoding tetratricopeptide repeat-containing sensor histidine kinase, whose amino-acid sequence is MNYFEVAIEKKANSLKNDINFKKAQSFFFKKEWDSTLVYSMKQLNTNTDLETKQYCHYFRGYSLIEKGLYNQARIEFNQINKSFQYYYLVDNSIGVLFYYEKKFEKATIHYLKAEKEILNHKDESKIADLYANIGICYLHLNQFDKAEFYLKKDALLNPKQITKSVIQSNINIANLYYLQYKDQQAIHYFEKAYNLSKNIKDFKLKENTTFNMAIVEENRGDFKKALVYRKESEKWKDSLNNQNKIWAVADFEKKFAVAQKQKQIKVLEVENKLKDTQRNSLFFAAIGLLLILTGGVYLYGQKVKNAKTILLQKNKLDELNATKDQLFSIVSHDLRSSVNALKTSNAKLSATLETKNYDELHQLIIQNSTIANGAYSLLDNLLHWAMLQTKQLYFHKESIHLYSIVQQIEYNYKPLLLDKAITFENSVSKNIFIFVDLDSLKIVLRNLLDNAIKFSNENGKISFYTQETNPDFCDLIIEDNGIGMSENTIKELLQEGELLAKKSNSEIIGTGLGLQLCKQMIKKNSGTLVIESEINKGTKMILSFPKTIA